The segment gcacaatattacttggttttatttcatactcaaggtaatatacattagcataagagagctactgaagcatgatatcactacattatattacatttagttaattccctgtataatctatatattaaacattaggtgacaatataagttttagaatcattggctgataaaattcatatagatatcaaataatgaattcaatgccgtatatatatatatatatattttaattttagctgtgatggcattaaaaaaaaaaaaaaaaaaacgtacgaccgtggattaaagaaattatatgatacaaaaccgatcaatgttttaaacaaatgttaccgcgacggggacaggtagctggtagtcatcccgcgatgagaacgcggttttcctgagttacctatagattaccacgttagattttttcccatcgcgagaacgcgggaaacaagaaatccgctttgtccgtaatgtaggtatataatgaacattgaaatccttcaatattattatcaacataatgtaaacataatgtaattatgttgtaggtataaaatttcgttccgtctaaaccgtttctaaatttaaaacatttctatcaggttttccgtttatcgtgaagatcgtttatcaggttttgcgtttatcaggtttatcgtgtatactatcgtatcgtgcgtgtatcctatcgtatcgtgcgtgtatcctatcctatcgtgcgtgtatcgtgttctatcgtttatcatgtcaagaataacgttgcgggtactgtatctATTGGATAGTTCTGTAGTTGAACCATTCAAATCCTTTCAGCAGTGATCGATGTCATAAATCTGGTCAAGAATACAGAATTAATAGTAGGACAAACGTGGACCATCCCACCCACCGTgagatcgggtaaacggagtaatccgtagtgagAGATCGATTGTTCATAGTACAACACCAAAGGTCGCTAGTAGGTCAGTCGTTATCAGAGTACATTGGTGCTCAGGCCCAAGTTACTTTTTGTTCGGCTATACCGACTTCTAacagtctgtaaactttcaaaTCAATAGACATCAACGATGCCGTTTGTATGGCATTCATTTAGACGACAGCTTTCAGTGGAAGAGTAAATATTTAATTCTCTaacataaatattcaataagcttcagatttgaaatttttacttCAAACTCCAAATTATTCACTAACATGATATAACTAAGCTTCAGATCTTAATATTTTACATAGCTCGCGGAGAATGGCCACTCTGGACATAATGCCTGATCGTTAGGATACTAAATACATTAACAGTATACAATGACCTACTGGACACCAACCTATCTATTATTTACTTAATTATCACCCTTGACGTCATCTCGTGCCAAGGTGGAGAGTCTCAAAGTAACAAAATACCAATAATCATAATTGATTTCTGATACGTTGAAAACAAATACTGTAAAAGAAAATCTAAGGgggtttttgtatttattttttgacataTTGTTCTGTAGACATGATCTGGTGAATATTTTACAGTCTCCGTTCAAAGTGGGGAAAACAAATCCCTTGTAAGGCTACATTTTTGTATATCATCACAGACTGCACATGTAACAGGAAAAGAACAACGTTATGGCTGGAATCAACCGGGACCGTACAAtattagtcaggtgctctagataaccactgagctatccaggcccaATTCAAGTTCACAGTCCATATAGCCCAAATCACTATACACGTGTATTTAATATTTACAGTAGTAGAGCACGATTCGCGGGAGGCCCCACGTTCAAACCCCAGTCCGGCCAGCACTTGGCGCCCTACATGATAAATTATGGTGGTGAAGAATAGTCCTGGTGACGTTTTCAGGTAAAAGGCCCATGGGCTCTGTTGAGAGAGCGGCTGCAGCAATTCACAAAAGGTCCTTGGATCGATTCCTTGTCTAGCTGACACTATTCCTTAATACATTATATCAAATGGAATACCCATGCAAGCAAGGCAGCAACTACAATACACGCGGatccaaaaaaaattctgatgacaaccagacaagctttctcctCCAAAATCTGTCTTTTTGTCTAATGTCAAATGGGGTCGTGACCCTATACTCACTTACAATGTAGTATGCATTGATCAGCATGGGTATTTGTTAGGTTGTTTTTATGTTATCGGTAAGACGAAAATGTAGATTGAAAAAATTACCAAGCTCTAAAAACTTCACAACTCGTCAGCAGAATTTTGACAACTCCCGTGATGTTTCCGATTCCATAGAAAACCCAAATTGTGTTTATTTTTCGCCAGTAATGAGTATGGTAGTCCGGCGCATGCCTGACCCAATTTCCGCTACGCTACATTAGGTATCGTAGCGGAAATTTGGCCAGGCATGCGCCAGACTATGCAGTATGGGTAAAATTGGCATTCGTAGATCATCattactactacatgtatatatactgtacataataTAATGTTTTCTTGTACCACGATACCATGACCTCGTCCTTTTGGGTTCTTATGGTCCTTTATATTGCAGCCAAGCCTGAAAAACCCGTGATCAACAATGACGTCATTATCGTTGACGAAAACAGCACGTGTGAGTTAGAGTGCGAAGTTTTGGCGGGACTTCCTCCAGTTAATCTCGTTTGGCTCATCTCAACTCCTGGCAGTTCCAAGTATGAGCCAATGGAAAACCTTCCAGAACGAATTGTCAAGGAGGGGCCAGACTGTCGACCCAGGGTCATTCAGTCCGTGCAGCTCATAGTCACCAAGGAAAACAGTGGTTCTATgtttagatgcaaggtgaaatCCAGTAAGGCAGATTTCATCACAGATGACCTGTATGACGAGGTTGAAGTTAAAATTCCTGGTAAGTTCAAGGTAAAAACTCCTGCGCCCCCGCCCTCATCCGTTATTAGAAATTTACAATCGTAAAGCCTTCCTACAATGTATTGAATTGGCCCGTACCTTTGTGTACATTTCGAGTACACCACTACTGGGTACTGGCCTACTGGGTGATAGAGGATGTAAATTTATAGTCTTACTGCTGTGTTGTAAATTGTGTTGTCCTGTTGTAAACTTGCTGTTGTTATGTTATAAATTTGGCAATTACTACTACACAGTATTCTGTGGTTGGTCTTTTTATTACAGATCCCGTTATCCCGTCCTCTCCTGCGTACACGCTGTCCTGTGTTGAAGGGGAGTGCTTATCGGACGGACCGATACAAGGTATTTTACgaggaaaataaatttcagcTGTTTTATCTTAAACTGaatgatttggaaaaaaaaaattcattcctgcattttctttttcagacaAATTGCATAACAGTGGAGCCATTCTATTTACGTCCATCTTTTCACCTGTTGTTTCCATggttatttacataattttatgacgtcatatgtgTCGTGTAGACGTGATCAGGAATCTCCATCGATGTTCCTCTCTTTTGAGATGCGACTGTCCATTCTAAGAAATCCAGAGACTTGGTTTATGaaagtttatttatttgtgtATAGATGATGAGAGAGTGATTTGAAAGTGTAATATATCAACGTGATCTCAAAATTACGCATACCACTGTATATTCTACAAGGAAAGAATCCTAGCATCACTTTAAGAATTGTATGAGCATGAAATATATGTTGTACCGAATGCTTCCAAAACGAATACTGAGACGAGGTAAATGGTTATAGTGTGCATGTTACATAagtgttgtttttaaaaatcaaaaatcttATTTAATGAGTTGGAATACATTTATGTGTTCAAAACACCATTAGTAATATTGTACAATGCGACTGTGTATATTTGATGGTTGTGCGCAGGTACCGGTGAAATGGTATATTTAAACGGTTTTGGAAGCTTGTGCCATTTTTGTTTACTGCGCATACATGTGTAATTTGAATGTCGCAAATGTTTCATTACTGTCGCGTCATCCTGTATCGGTAATGTCATTTCCCAGTTTCATATATTGTATTTAGATtagtacttaattcaaatgacaattCTTTATACTTTTAAAACTGATGtcgaaaataaattttaaaaggaCAACTtgcaaatttttgaattatttactAAACATTATATACTACTGGGCGGGTACTAACTCAGATTCTAAATGACCTGAGGCAAAGACGTGTGCATGCTCGTTTCTGATCATTTCGTCCTATCTgtagatatttaagaaataaatttcatttttgaaaatacatgagggcatgaactacCACGCTTTATGCCAACATACTTCGTGAATCGCTTagggatgtatgctacaccagagaatcgcttaaggaggtatgctacaccagagaatcgcttaaggaggtatgctacaccagagaatcgcttaaggaggtatgctacaccagagaatcGCTTAAACGCtccatgaaaagtatgctggcgtgaagcgtcgtAGTTTAtaacctcatgtattttcaaaaatgaatatctttatatttacattttacttttatttctgtcagaATAATCCCAGTTATTGaaatagtcgtactatatttaataagattcatacgcgcattgtttacattcatgaggaaatggctatcatttcagtTGGTAAAGATATTCAAGGgggaaaacattggaaatgtaaattttcaaaaagaacttCACGTTAGCGCCTCGTGAAATCGTATCGGTATGAAGCGCTGCAGTTCATTCCCTcgtgatatttaaaaatgaaattcattttctacACATTTTACGTTCATTCCTGGCGAGATTCCCAGCTGTTGAAATGGACGCACTATATTTGTGAAggttcatacgcgcattgtttacatcTGCATCACACTCACGAGGAAATGGCcgtcattacaatttgtaaatatacCAACAGTAGATTCAACTGTGTGCGTATGTCTGTCAACTTTTCACGTCTGAGGCAGCAAAATTGATACATCCTTGGATAAATGGGATTTTAATTGTTCAGAAGGGTCAATGCTTTCAATGATACATACGTGATCATTAAAAGTCTATACTTCACCAgaattacattttttatttcatagtacAGGTTACTTGTCTGTAGGTAGTGTAGGTTGTATCCTGTGAAAAATGGGTGTGTACAGATGAAAATACGACAAAGACTTCTGATGAGTTGTTGCAGCGTTCAGGTGAAATGTCAGTTGTTTCTTAAACGTTGTCCAGTTCTCTTTAACAACTCTAATGAAACCAATTCCTTtttctacatgtagtatacaattttcttttaataatCAACAATATGGCGTGTAGTTGATACGCTCCTGGTTATATGTCGTATAGACCATTTCAATAAGATTAATGTACCACTCGAATTTCtatgtaattattttgaattagaaTGAAGAACTGTCGAATTATAATTCACACTGCATTCATGTATGAATTATAGAAAGATCAAGGTTGATATAAAACTCATCACTTTTGGTTTTCAGCTTTAGTTATACACATAGTGATACTGTGAATTATCAGGGTTCATGGATGGACTTCACCAAATCAGCATCTCCATTCTAAATAGACACCCCTCTATTTCATGATTTTGTATTTTGCCAAAATCATTTTTCAATGCAAACATGTCAAAAATAAACTTGGCCACTGATTCTTGGTATATTAGTAGCTGTTTTCCGTTTTGAACTGGATATTTTTGACTCAAGGACACCAAACAGATTTGAATGTGTACGTGTCGCTGGCATATTGGATCGCATTGACCGGGTCATTGCTGTTGGTGACTAGCAAGATATCAAAAACACATGTTTGTTAATGAAATAATGTAGAATGGCATTCTGGTATATCATCTCGCCTGGTTTCCTCGCCAGACTTATTACCGCGAAGAGATTAATCGAAACCTCCAGGTTTTGTGAtcgaaagattt is part of the Ostrea edulis chromosome 2, xbOstEdul1.1, whole genome shotgun sequence genome and harbors:
- the LOC125681600 gene encoding uncharacterized protein LOC125681600, whose amino-acid sequence is MICKVRPVIPGFLTLMFTYDVLGVYGALTTSEQVTGMMGEMVSMECNYVNPPGQNWYVIQWKRRNNGTDPETIVTLQNNFLTEDTKPLGASWNRDLDPGFRSRVRTNIRQDENSLKFNLEIYDFSCGDKGLYSCEMTGDHSATSLTRLVLEAKPEKPVINNDVIIVDENSTCELECEVLAGLPPVNLVWLISTPGSSKYEPMENLPERIVKEGPDCRPRVIQSVQLIVTKENSGSMFRCKVKSSKADFITDDLYDEVEVKIPDPVIPSSPAYTLSCVEGECLSDGPIQDKLHNSGAILFTSIFSPVVSMVIYIIL